A single Haloglycomyces albus DSM 45210 DNA region contains:
- a CDS encoding CDP-alcohol phosphatidyltransferase family protein, with translation MSEQPTPQLKPADFYANHRGGGLATLVNQRIAAPLAWLGWRLNLRPTHLTLVNLVVGIAVSVAVIVFASQTETNALWWPMGVVALVAWQFAYSLDCADGQLARTTGTGSESGARVDVLADIATQTTLVAAIVTVSQAFHDVPAWVGPAFAALWMTNLVTAVMAKDGGGQSLVSRENLPVRVVKLVRDYGFVITVVGVVLIVWPAGMVWVMLFFGTVNGLFLAASIAMAAKKAW, from the coding sequence GTGTCTGAACAACCCACGCCGCAGTTGAAACCCGCCGACTTCTACGCGAACCACCGAGGCGGAGGACTGGCCACCTTGGTCAATCAACGTATCGCCGCGCCCTTGGCCTGGTTGGGGTGGCGGCTCAATTTGCGTCCGACGCATCTAACGCTGGTGAACCTCGTGGTGGGCATCGCGGTGTCGGTCGCGGTGATCGTCTTTGCCTCCCAGACGGAGACGAACGCACTCTGGTGGCCCATGGGCGTGGTCGCCCTGGTTGCGTGGCAGTTCGCCTACAGCCTGGACTGCGCCGACGGCCAACTGGCTCGTACTACCGGCACCGGTTCGGAGTCGGGCGCTCGGGTGGACGTCCTGGCCGACATTGCCACGCAGACCACCCTGGTCGCCGCCATTGTAACCGTCTCGCAGGCGTTTCACGACGTTCCGGCCTGGGTCGGTCCGGCCTTTGCCGCCTTGTGGATGACGAATCTGGTCACGGCGGTCATGGCCAAGGACGGCGGGGGCCAGTCTTTGGTGAGCCGTGAGAATCTTCCGGTGCGAGTGGTGAAGTTGGTGCGCGATTACGGTTTCGTGATCACGGTCGTGGGAGTGGTGTTGATCGTGTGGCCTGCCGGGATGGTGTGGGTAATGCTGTTCTTCGGAACGGTGAACGGCCTGTTCTTGGCCGCCTCGATAGCCATGGCGGCCAAGAAGGCCTGGTAG
- a CDS encoding type I restriction endonuclease gives MESLSEKIKTQAGSVTTEEAAKNAFIMPFISNVLGYDVFNPNEVIPEFTADVGLKKGEKIDYAIVRDDDVQILIECKKSNQALTLENASQLYRYFSVTQARIAVLTNGIEYQFYTDLDSPNRMDSKPFLVLDLSDIDETLLPELKKLTKEFFDLNSVINAAEELKYLGQIKKLLATQFNEPSDDWIRFFTTPVYDGSFTQKVKEQFRPLVRKAATQFLNEQVNDRLKAALEPRGEDPSTSPAENAEPESSYDENDTDNGIVTTTEELNGYQIVRAVVCSEVAINRITYRDAKSYFAILLDDNNRKTIARLHFNSKSRKNIGTFDEDKNETRYQISSLEDIYLHAETLRKTVRRYLD, from the coding sequence ATTGAGTCATTGTCGGAAAAAATCAAGACACAGGCCGGGTCGGTAACGACGGAGGAGGCAGCGAAGAACGCCTTCATCATGCCCTTCATATCGAACGTCCTGGGATACGATGTATTCAACCCAAATGAAGTGATCCCAGAGTTCACAGCGGACGTAGGCCTAAAAAAGGGCGAGAAAATCGATTATGCGATCGTCCGCGACGACGATGTACAGATCCTGATTGAATGCAAGAAATCGAATCAAGCATTGACCCTGGAAAACGCCTCCCAACTCTACCGATATTTTTCCGTCACACAAGCGCGCATCGCCGTACTCACCAATGGAATCGAATACCAGTTCTATACAGACCTGGATTCCCCCAACCGCATGGACTCCAAACCATTCCTGGTTCTTGACCTCTCCGACATCGATGAAACCCTACTCCCAGAGTTGAAAAAGCTGACCAAGGAATTCTTCGATCTCAATTCCGTTATCAACGCTGCCGAAGAACTCAAATATCTAGGACAGATTAAGAAGCTGCTCGCCACGCAGTTCAACGAACCCAGCGACGACTGGATCCGGTTCTTCACCACTCCGGTTTATGACGGCTCCTTCACCCAAAAGGTTAAAGAACAGTTCCGTCCTCTGGTGAGGAAGGCGGCCACGCAGTTTCTCAACGAACAGGTTAACGATCGATTGAAGGCCGCCTTGGAACCGAGGGGCGAGGATCCATCTACCTCGCCCGCCGAGAACGCCGAGCCGGAATCCTCCTACGACGAAAACGATACCGATAACGGCATCGTCACCACTACCGAAGAGCTGAACGGCTACCAGATCGTGCGAGCCGTGGTCTGCTCGGAGGTTGCCATTAACCGCATCACCTATCGCGACGCGAAGAGCTATTTTGCGATTCTGCTGGATGACAACAACCGGAAGACGATCGCCCGCCTGCATTTCAACTCCAAATCTCGCAAAAACATCGGAACCTTCGATGAAGACAAGAACGAGACCAGGTACCAGATCTCCTCACTTGAGGACATCTATCTGCATGCTGAAACGCTGCGGAAAACCGTACGGCGCTATCTCGACTGA
- the rplI gene encoding 50S ribosomal protein L9 — MKVILNNEVSNLGSAGEVVEVRPGYARNYLVPQGLAVAWTKGGQKAVDQLRRGRHARAINDFEKAKEVAEKLKKTDAHIIARVGENDRLFGSVTAADVADAVKRAGGPEIDRRRLVLPGTIKALGTYDIQIRLHPEVTGRFKLQVTPAKRTKK; from the coding sequence ATGAAGGTCATTTTGAACAACGAAGTCTCGAATCTCGGTTCTGCCGGTGAAGTCGTCGAGGTTCGTCCCGGGTACGCCCGCAACTACCTGGTTCCGCAGGGCCTGGCCGTGGCGTGGACCAAGGGTGGACAGAAGGCCGTCGACCAGCTGCGTCGTGGCCGTCACGCCCGTGCGATCAACGACTTCGAAAAGGCCAAGGAAGTGGCCGAGAAGTTGAAGAAGACCGACGCGCACATCATCGCCCGCGTGGGGGAGAACGACCGTCTGTTCGGTTCGGTCACCGCCGCCGATGTCGCTGACGCGGTGAAGCGTGCCGGTGGTCCGGAAATCGACCGTCGTCGGTTGGTTCTGCCCGGTACCATCAAGGCGCTCGGCACCTATGACATCCAGATTCGTCTGCACCCCGAGGTGACTGGACGATTCAAGTTGCAGGTGACTCCGGCGAAGCGCACCAAGAAGTAG
- the rpsR gene encoding 30S ribosomal protein S18 produces the protein MANQKPAPVRKLKKKPNPLTKEGINYIDYKDTALLRKFISDRGKIRARRVTGVTSQQQRQIAAAVKNAREMALLPYTSQNR, from the coding sequence ATGGCTAACCAAAAGCCGGCTCCGGTACGGAAGCTGAAGAAGAAACCGAACCCTCTCACCAAAGAGGGTATTAACTACATCGACTACAAGGACACTGCGCTGCTGCGGAAGTTCATCTCCGACCGGGGGAAGATCCGCGCTCGTCGTGTCACCGGTGTGACCTCGCAGCAGCAGCGTCAGATCGCGGCCGCCGTCAAGAACGCGCGCGAGATGGCTCTTCTGCCCTACACGAGCCAGAACCGCTAG
- a CDS encoding single-stranded DNA-binding protein — translation MAGEPVTTIVGNLTADPELRYTPSGAAVASFTVASTPRTFDRESGQWKDGEALFMRCSIWRQAAENVAESLSRGMRVVVTGSLRQRSFETREGEKRTVVEMTVDEVGPSMRWATAKVTKASGGGSRGGFAGGSAPAEDPWAQSTPAAPAGPRPGGFDDDPPF, via the coding sequence ATGGCAGGAGAACCAGTAACCACGATCGTCGGCAATCTCACCGCTGATCCGGAACTGCGCTACACGCCCAGCGGGGCGGCAGTCGCCTCGTTCACCGTCGCCAGCACCCCACGGACGTTCGACCGTGAATCAGGGCAATGGAAAGACGGCGAAGCACTGTTCATGCGGTGCAGCATCTGGCGTCAAGCGGCGGAGAACGTTGCCGAGTCACTCTCGCGCGGTATGCGCGTCGTCGTTACCGGATCTCTACGACAGCGTTCGTTTGAGACCCGTGAAGGTGAAAAGCGCACCGTCGTCGAAATGACCGTTGATGAAGTAGGGCCGTCAATGCGCTGGGCCACCGCGAAGGTCACCAAGGCCTCCGGGGGCGGTTCACGAGGCGGATTCGCCGGTGGTTCCGCACCGGCCGAAGACCCGTGGGCGCAGTCCACCCCAGCGGCACCGGCTGGACCTCGTCCAGGCGGATTCGATGACGACCCGCCGTTCTAA
- the rpsF gene encoding 30S ribosomal protein S6 encodes MRHYEVMVILNPKVDENQVSPILEKALKPVKDNGGSVEKIDVWGRRRFAYEIDKNTEGTYAVIDLQSEPAPVSELDRQLRINESVLRAKVLRPEIR; translated from the coding sequence TTGCGTCACTATGAAGTCATGGTGATCCTCAACCCGAAGGTTGATGAAAACCAAGTGAGCCCGATACTGGAGAAGGCCCTCAAGCCGGTCAAAGACAACGGTGGTTCCGTCGAGAAAATCGACGTATGGGGTCGTCGCCGCTTCGCTTACGAGATCGACAAGAACACCGAAGGCACTTACGCTGTCATCGACCTGCAGTCCGAGCCGGCACCGGTGTCTGAGTTGGACCGTCAGCTTCGGATCAACGAATCGGTTCTGCGGGCCAAAGTGCTACGGCCGGAGATTCGCTAA
- a CDS encoding fumarate hydratase, with amino-acid sequence MTGDFNYTDLLPIGPDNTNYRLLTTEGVSVTEAAGRRFLTVEGDVLADLAAEAIHDISHYLRPAHLAQLRSILDDPEASSNDRFVAMDLLKNANIAAGGVLPMCQDTGTAIVMGKRGQHVLTDGRDAEHLSRGIGQAYHDLNLRYSQMAPLNMWEEKNTHTNLPAQIELYADGDDSYKMLFIAKGGGSANKSFLYQETKAILNPDSFMEFMDEKLRSLGTAACPPYHLAVVVGGTTAEYAVKTAKYASTKYLDTLPLEGSESGHAFRDVEMEAEILKLTRNFGIGAQFGGKYFCHDVRVIRLPRHGASLPVAVAVSCSADRQALAKITPEGVFLEQLETEPSKYVPEITESDLDEDVVHIDLNRPMDEIRTELSKYPVKTRLSLTGPLVVARDIAHARIKERLDAGEPMPDYLKDHAVYYAGPAKTPEGYASGSFGPTTAGRMDSYVEQFQAVGGSMVMLAKGNRSKVVTDSCQAHGGFYLGSIGGPAAKLAQDNIKSMEVLEYPELGMEAIWKIEVEDFPAFIVVDDKGGDFFAATSKPTLRIQRK; translated from the coding sequence GTGACAGGCGATTTTAATTACACAGATCTGCTTCCCATCGGCCCGGACAACACGAACTATCGTCTTCTGACGACCGAGGGCGTGTCGGTTACCGAGGCCGCAGGGAGACGTTTCCTCACGGTCGAGGGTGACGTTTTGGCTGATCTCGCAGCCGAGGCCATCCACGACATCTCGCACTACCTACGTCCCGCCCACCTGGCGCAGCTACGTTCGATCCTCGACGACCCCGAGGCGAGCTCGAACGACCGCTTTGTGGCGATGGACCTCCTCAAGAACGCCAACATTGCCGCCGGCGGCGTCCTCCCCATGTGTCAGGACACCGGGACCGCCATCGTGATGGGCAAGCGTGGTCAGCATGTGCTGACCGACGGACGCGACGCCGAACACCTGTCCAGGGGAATCGGGCAGGCCTATCACGACCTGAACCTGCGCTACAGCCAGATGGCTCCCCTGAACATGTGGGAAGAGAAGAACACCCACACCAACCTGCCCGCTCAGATCGAGTTGTACGCCGACGGCGACGACTCCTACAAGATGCTGTTCATCGCCAAGGGCGGCGGCAGCGCCAACAAGTCATTCCTTTACCAGGAAACGAAGGCGATTTTGAATCCGGATTCGTTCATGGAGTTCATGGACGAGAAGCTGCGCTCGCTCGGTACCGCCGCGTGCCCGCCTTACCACTTGGCGGTCGTGGTCGGTGGTACGACGGCCGAGTACGCCGTCAAGACCGCCAAGTACGCCTCCACGAAGTACCTGGACACTCTGCCTCTGGAGGGATCGGAGTCGGGTCACGCCTTCCGCGACGTGGAGATGGAAGCCGAGATTCTCAAGCTGACGCGCAATTTCGGAATCGGCGCACAGTTCGGCGGAAAGTACTTCTGCCACGACGTCCGCGTCATCCGTCTGCCGCGCCACGGTGCTTCTCTGCCGGTGGCGGTGGCCGTGTCCTGTTCAGCCGACCGCCAGGCGCTGGCCAAGATCACTCCCGAGGGCGTGTTCCTGGAGCAGCTGGAGACCGAGCCGTCGAAGTACGTTCCTGAGATCACCGAGTCGGACCTCGACGAGGACGTCGTTCACATCGACCTGAACCGGCCGATGGACGAAATCCGCACGGAGCTGTCGAAGTATCCGGTGAAGACGCGACTGTCGCTGACGGGACCGTTGGTGGTGGCCCGGGACATCGCGCACGCCCGCATCAAGGAACGCCTCGACGCCGGGGAACCGATGCCCGACTACCTGAAAGATCACGCGGTTTACTATGCCGGTCCGGCCAAGACGCCGGAAGGGTACGCCTCGGGGTCCTTCGGTCCCACGACCGCCGGACGTATGGACTCGTACGTGGAGCAGTTCCAGGCGGTCGGCGGTTCCATGGTCATGTTGGCCAAGGGAAACCGGTCCAAGGTCGTCACCGACTCGTGCCAGGCGCACGGCGGTTTCTACCTGGGTTCGATCGGTGGGCCCGCCGCCAAGTTGGCGCAGGACAACATCAAGTCCATGGAGGTTCTGGAATACCCCGAGCTGGGCATGGAGGCGATCTGGAAGATCGAGGTGGAAGACTTCCCGGCGTTCATCGTGGTGGACGACAAGGGTGGGGACTTCTTCGCCGCCACCTCCAAACCGACCTTGCGCATTCAACGCAAATAA
- a CDS encoding MHYT domain-containing protein has translation MTTEFLSLAAGPEHHHFTYGMINPVMAFFFSIAGSYLGLTCARFARAATNTATRIRWIALSSFAIGGIGIWMMHFAAMIGFTVDGKNITYDLGVTALSFVIAVISVAVGLWIAGTRDQSWFRLIPAGTVCGAGVASMHYTGMAAMNFAGRLDYNTAIVASSIAIAVVASTVALRFSAVIARRGSMLAASVIMAIAVCGMHYTGMLAIVVSDAQAAPPGGIEPLTLIIPILILAAVGIIGLIIAVLGAPQDAVAPINSQQSKADAQQSNASVPRQPTSLYDSTMADSHRR, from the coding sequence ATGACAACTGAATTCTTGTCTCTGGCCGCCGGGCCAGAGCACCATCACTTTACCTACGGCATGATCAACCCGGTAATGGCGTTTTTCTTCTCCATCGCCGGATCGTATCTCGGGCTGACCTGTGCGCGATTTGCCCGCGCCGCCACCAATACCGCTACGCGGATCCGCTGGATCGCCCTGTCGTCCTTCGCCATCGGCGGAATCGGAATCTGGATGATGCACTTCGCCGCCATGATCGGTTTTACCGTGGACGGCAAGAACATCACCTACGACTTGGGCGTGACGGCCCTGTCGTTCGTCATCGCCGTGATATCGGTGGCGGTGGGATTGTGGATCGCGGGCACTCGGGACCAGTCGTGGTTTCGGTTGATTCCCGCCGGAACGGTCTGCGGTGCCGGAGTCGCCTCCATGCACTACACCGGAATGGCGGCGATGAACTTCGCCGGACGCCTCGATTACAATACCGCGATCGTGGCCAGCTCCATCGCCATCGCCGTCGTCGCCTCGACGGTGGCCTTGCGTTTCAGCGCCGTCATCGCTCGACGCGGCAGCATGCTCGCGGCTTCGGTGATCATGGCGATCGCAGTGTGCGGCATGCACTACACCGGAATGCTCGCCATTGTAGTCAGTGACGCACAAGCCGCCCCGCCCGGCGGAATCGAGCCGCTGACTTTGATCATTCCGATCCTCATTCTGGCCGCCGTGGGAATCATCGGTCTTATCATCGCCGTGCTCGGTGCTCCGCAAGATGCAGTCGCACCGATCAATTCTCAGCAATCCAAGGCCGACGCACAACAATCGAACGCCTCGGTTCCACGGCAGCCCACGAGTCTCTACGACTCCACAATGGCCGACAGTCACCGCCGATGA
- a CDS encoding MHYT domain-containing protein: protein MEEVNHFTYGWINPAMAFGFAFIGSLLSLACMNRARLDQNPIRSLTSPRIGWIALASLSLGGTAIWMMHFTAMIGFRVIGSRIAYDPFVTFLSLVASITAVSFGLLLVGAGRRRSILRVLIAGPPTGAGVVLMHYMGMHAINISGVLHHDHSFVIASIVIALIAATVALFFALWLKGWVGQIVGAFIMAIAISAVHYTGMAGVRVTVHDQGRQQVDGIDPIMLTIPILILATLLIIVVLFTLFTHPVRVRSTSTESEQTHPAIDETPAPQHPEGERHPSDYGDLDQMVDDLRPVPPEATAAPAPSPGPRTDNPYGPSY from the coding sequence ATGGAAGAGGTTAACCACTTCACGTACGGGTGGATCAATCCGGCCATGGCCTTCGGATTCGCCTTTATCGGCTCCCTGCTGTCACTTGCCTGCATGAATCGAGCTCGGCTCGACCAAAACCCCATCCGCTCACTCACCAGCCCACGTATCGGGTGGATCGCTCTGGCATCGCTGTCGTTGGGTGGAACGGCGATCTGGATGATGCACTTTACGGCCATGATCGGTTTTCGAGTCATCGGCTCCCGCATCGCCTACGACCCGTTCGTGACCTTCCTTTCGCTGGTGGCCTCCATTACGGCCGTATCGTTCGGGCTTCTGCTGGTGGGTGCCGGCCGGAGACGCTCGATACTTCGAGTCCTGATCGCCGGACCGCCGACCGGAGCGGGCGTTGTTCTCATGCACTACATGGGGATGCACGCCATCAATATTTCCGGCGTCCTACACCACGATCACAGCTTCGTCATCGCGTCGATCGTCATTGCCCTGATCGCTGCCACCGTGGCGCTGTTCTTCGCGTTGTGGCTCAAAGGTTGGGTCGGACAGATCGTGGGTGCGTTCATCATGGCGATCGCCATCTCGGCAGTGCACTACACCGGCATGGCGGGAGTGCGAGTCACCGTTCACGACCAAGGACGACAGCAGGTCGACGGTATCGACCCGATCATGTTGACCATTCCGATTCTCATCTTGGCAACCCTGCTGATCATCGTCGTGCTCTTCACTCTGTTCACGCACCCGGTCCGCGTACGGTCGACGTCCACCGAGTCGGAACAGACCCACCCGGCGATCGATGAGACGCCCGCCCCGCAGCACCCGGAAGGCGAGCGCCACCCCAGTGATTACGGGGATCTGGATCAGATGGTCGACGACCTGCGTCCTGTTCCACCCGAGGCGACCGCCGCTCCGGCTCCGTCGCCCGGACCCCGCACGGACAATCCCTACGGACCGAGCTACTGA
- a CDS encoding glycosyltransferase 87 family protein, translating to MTHPINTARPIVIDTVLYLSGLGFAVWTAWASNLAPHQFWAFAAIGGYLPAALIAVQLYRLWPQTWKLRRLVILGLAGAVALIPLLGMTVLRGGGSAEVQEEIPVIEESARRMMEGSGPYMSAPEISQLSEPVLGYNPYQPLMSLFGLPAAWFDTHWWTDPRLYFAIVTLAALVWATVLLNRHAGKGPLLRAWQAALIFPACALNFAVSSNDLTVVSLLVLAFSFAWCRRWASAGVVAAVAVALKLFALPALVVLAVVAMRGQRLPRFGLGAIVPLVVGFAPLAVWGWRDWWDNTIGFGFGQGIVPSPAQSPLPGNLIAEHAPNGELWAAGLLLLTAAGFAVALWRRPPRMISTAALWPIVGLTAAFLLMPATRFGYVVYPVVLLGWWLVWRDGEPDETDEEAPDDPMGRRIIEWWR from the coding sequence GTGACCCATCCGATCAACACCGCCAGGCCCATCGTCATCGACACAGTGCTGTACCTCAGCGGCCTCGGGTTCGCCGTATGGACAGCCTGGGCAAGCAACCTTGCCCCGCACCAGTTCTGGGCTTTCGCCGCGATCGGAGGCTACCTTCCGGCGGCGTTGATCGCCGTGCAACTCTACCGACTCTGGCCACAGACATGGAAGTTGCGGCGGCTGGTCATTCTCGGCCTCGCCGGAGCCGTCGCACTCATACCCCTTCTAGGGATGACCGTCCTGCGAGGCGGCGGCTCCGCTGAGGTACAAGAGGAAATCCCCGTCATCGAGGAATCGGCACGCCGCATGATGGAGGGATCCGGGCCGTACATGAGCGCACCCGAGATATCCCAACTGTCCGAACCCGTATTGGGATACAACCCCTACCAACCCCTTATGAGCCTTTTCGGGCTCCCCGCCGCCTGGTTCGACACCCACTGGTGGACCGACCCCCGCCTGTACTTCGCCATCGTCACCCTCGCCGCACTCGTCTGGGCAACGGTACTGCTGAACCGGCACGCCGGAAAAGGACCCCTGCTGCGTGCCTGGCAGGCGGCACTGATCTTCCCCGCCTGCGCCCTGAACTTCGCGGTATCGTCCAATGACCTCACCGTGGTGTCACTGCTGGTATTGGCATTCAGCTTCGCCTGGTGCCGGCGTTGGGCGAGCGCGGGAGTCGTTGCCGCCGTCGCGGTGGCGTTGAAACTGTTCGCCCTACCGGCGCTCGTGGTCCTGGCAGTGGTCGCCATGCGTGGCCAACGCCTGCCCCGCTTCGGCCTCGGTGCGATAGTGCCACTGGTCGTCGGATTCGCCCCACTGGCGGTGTGGGGCTGGCGCGACTGGTGGGACAACACGATCGGCTTCGGTTTCGGGCAGGGAATCGTACCCTCTCCGGCCCAATCCCCACTACCGGGAAACCTCATCGCCGAACACGCCCCGAACGGGGAACTATGGGCGGCGGGTCTCCTGCTTCTTACCGCCGCCGGATTCGCCGTCGCTCTCTGGCGTCGACCACCTCGCATGATCTCGACGGCGGCCCTGTGGCCCATCGTCGGTTTGACCGCCGCCTTCCTACTCATGCCCGCCACCCGTTTCGGATACGTGGTGTATCCAGTGGTGTTGCTGGGATGGTGGTTGGTGTGGCGCGACGGCGAACCCGATGAGACGGATGAAGAGGCCCCCGACGACCCCATGGGTCGGCGCATCATCGAATGGTGGCGCTGA
- a CDS encoding ATP-binding protein, whose amino-acid sequence MPSTTSAKCRVRSQATAAGDVRRWLRRAPLHLNDDALADVLVIATELVTNAVRHARPLPGEILEVSYDLRADSITITVTDGGSIQRPSVRTIDLSSPGGRGMYMVNQIADCWQSRNAPDGTHWIQATLLL is encoded by the coding sequence GTGCCGTCCACCACCTCCGCGAAGTGTCGAGTTCGGTCGCAGGCCACCGCCGCCGGAGATGTGCGTCGCTGGCTGCGACGGGCTCCGTTGCATTTGAACGACGACGCTTTGGCGGACGTATTGGTCATCGCGACCGAACTGGTCACCAATGCGGTGCGGCATGCGCGCCCCCTGCCCGGCGAAATACTCGAAGTGTCCTATGACCTCAGAGCGGATTCGATAACGATCACAGTCACCGACGGCGGTTCGATTCAACGTCCGTCGGTGCGCACCATCGACCTCTCCTCACCGGGCGGGCGGGGGATGTACATGGTCAATCAGATCGCCGATTGTTGGCAAAGTCGAAACGCCCCCGACGGTACACATTGGATACAGGCAACCCTGCTGCTCTGA
- a CDS encoding glycerophosphodiester phosphodiesterase family protein yields MGCIADVPAPVDNAIEFRYVFRVSTPLIAAHRGSNEFLPEQTIAAFRQALEEDADGLEFDVRLTADRQLVLHHDRNVRRTSDGRGAIADLTLDELKKFDFSVNRDNVPDDPEARELATLEELFKLVSDSGKDVKLYAELKHPSRFGGELETRFFEFLRDWPELDVVVMSFSKAALKRWHELDPERGLVWIFEFPYGKIPPGVEMLSSKVDYIESAADFAATTKDDGYGLLSWTVNDPDQARRLADQGVDVLFSDRPGEIKKALALKG; encoded by the coding sequence GTGGGTTGTATTGCTGATGTTCCTGCACCAGTCGATAATGCCATTGAGTTTCGGTATGTTTTTAGAGTGTCCACACCACTGATAGCCGCACACCGCGGATCAAACGAGTTTTTGCCAGAACAAACCATCGCCGCGTTCCGCCAAGCCTTGGAAGAAGACGCCGACGGTCTCGAATTCGACGTGCGTCTGACCGCCGACCGTCAGCTCGTACTCCACCACGATCGGAACGTGCGGCGCACCTCCGACGGCCGAGGCGCGATCGCCGACCTCACCCTCGACGAGCTGAAGAAATTCGATTTCTCGGTCAATAGAGACAATGTTCCCGACGACCCCGAAGCCCGGGAACTGGCCACCCTCGAAGAGCTGTTCAAACTGGTCTCCGACTCCGGAAAAGACGTGAAACTGTACGCCGAACTCAAACATCCCTCTCGATTCGGCGGCGAGCTGGAGACACGCTTCTTCGAATTTCTACGCGACTGGCCGGAACTCGACGTGGTCGTCATGTCGTTTTCCAAAGCCGCCCTCAAACGTTGGCATGAACTCGACCCCGAACGCGGTTTGGTGTGGATCTTCGAATTCCCCTACGGGAAAATCCCGCCCGGCGTCGAAATGCTGTCGTCGAAGGTCGACTACATCGAATCGGCAGCCGACTTTGCCGCAACCACCAAAGACGACGGCTACGGGCTGTTGAGCTGGACGGTCAACGACCCCGACCAGGCACGGCGACTCGCCGACCAAGGCGTGGACGTTCTCTTCAGCGACCGCCCCGGAGAAATCAAGAAGGCGCTGGCCTTAAAGGGTTAA
- the larB gene encoding nickel pincer cofactor biosynthesis protein LarB, which translates to MQEHQQYNPPAQGYLDLDDVTLDVDRPRRTGSAEAVFASGKTTSQVITALEGLRSAHPDLPALATRCSRQQLTAIEERFGDAVVVDGLAVVGGLPDPTVGTLGVVCAGTSDLPVAREAQYTARALGIETELITDVGVAGIHRLLRHSERIGRFDVLIAVAGMEGALPSVVAGLTSSPLIAVPTSIGYGASFDGLAPLLTMLNSCAPGITVVNIDNGFGAAQAALRMFHVSNGTSAEVDE; encoded by the coding sequence GTGCAGGAACATCAGCAATACAACCCACCCGCGCAGGGCTATCTCGATCTCGACGACGTGACCTTGGACGTGGACCGGCCGCGCCGTACCGGCTCGGCGGAGGCGGTGTTCGCTTCAGGTAAGACGACGTCGCAGGTCATCACCGCGCTCGAAGGTCTGCGTTCGGCCCACCCGGATCTACCGGCGTTGGCGACGCGGTGTAGTCGGCAGCAGTTGACCGCCATCGAGGAGCGTTTCGGCGACGCCGTCGTCGTCGACGGTCTGGCCGTGGTCGGTGGCCTCCCCGATCCCACCGTCGGCACACTTGGGGTGGTTTGTGCGGGAACATCGGATTTGCCGGTGGCCCGGGAAGCCCAGTACACCGCTCGAGCACTCGGGATTGAGACCGAACTCATAACCGACGTCGGAGTGGCGGGGATTCATCGTCTCCTGCGGCACAGCGAACGCATCGGTCGATTCGACGTGCTCATCGCCGTCGCCGGAATGGAGGGCGCGCTGCCCAGCGTCGTCGCCGGTCTCACGTCCAGTCCACTGATCGCCGTACCGACCTCGATCGGCTACGGGGCGTCGTTTGACGGCCTCGCACCGTTGTTGACCATGCTCAATTCGTGCGCCCCCGGGATCACCGTCGTCAACATCGACAACGGCTTCGGGGCGGCCCAAGCCGCCCTGCGCATGTTCCACGTATCCAATGGCACGTCAGCGGAGGTAGACGAGTGA